From Pongo pygmaeus isolate AG05252 chromosome 1, NHGRI_mPonPyg2-v2.0_pri, whole genome shotgun sequence, one genomic window encodes:
- the NCMAP gene encoding noncompact myelin-associated protein — MTTATPLGDTTFFSLNMTTRGEDFLYKSSGAIVAAVVVVVIIIFTVVLILLKMYNRKMRTRRELEPKGPKPTAPSAVGPNSNGSQHPATVTFSPADVHVETR, encoded by the exons ATGACCACAGCCACCCCTCTGGGGGATACCACCTTCTTCTCACTGAACATGACCACCAGGGGAGAAGACTTCCTGTATAAGA GTTCTGGAGCCATTGTTGCTGCCGTTGTGGTGGTTGTCATCATCATCTTCACAGTGGTTCTGATCCTGCTGAAGATGTACAACAG GAAAATGAGGACGAGGCGGGAACTAGAGCCCAAGGGCCCCAAGCCAACCGCCCCTTCTGCCGTGGGCCCAAACAGCAACGGCAGCCAACACCCTGCAACTGTGACCTTCAGTCCTGCTGACGTCCACGTGGAGACGCGATGA